A region of Candidatus Paceibacterota bacterium DNA encodes the following proteins:
- the gyrA gene encoding DNA gyrase subunit A → MPEEKEPKDPAKAHQNVVSRGIVTEMKDSYLDYAMSVITSRALPDVRDGLKPVHRRILFAMHEKGLTASAKFKKSATVVGEVLGSYHPHGDASVYEAMVKMAQTFSFRYPLIIGQGNFGSIDGDGAAAYRYTEAKMSRISSELLRDIEKETVEWRPNYDGSKKEPAVLPAAVPNLLLNGTLGIAVGMATNIAPHNLREVVDATVHLIENSDATTEDLLQFVKGPDFPTGGLIFGWKDIQHAYANGKGPIVCRGEAEIVETKQGAFQIIITSIPYRVNKAELIIKIADLVREKKLEGVKGLRDESAKDIRIVVDIKQGAYPEKVLNFIYKHTQLEDTFHFNTVALVHGVPQTLSLKAILEEFITHRKLIVRRRTEFDLRQAEAREHILLGLSKALDHIDAIIKLIKKSADTPTAHANLMKEYKFSEIQATAILDMKLQRLAGLERKKIEDELKAVQETIKDLKDILKSASRILTIIKNELKEISAKYGDDRRTKLIKHDPKSFSAEDLIPDTESMLVLTAGGYVKRTSPDEYRKQKRGGVGVVDLDTKEEDFITTFLTTSTHNDLLFFTDKGKAYQIKMYEIPEGKRATKGKAIINFLSLAPDEKVTSVLPMSKDIKKQENLSILMVTKEGTGKKVTAENFVEVRRSGLIAIKLDEKDELISASFVDKNQTAIITTSKGQSIRFKESDVRVMGRNAAGVRVMKLSKGDAVIAAEVITAEAKDTMLLGITANGYGKRTPLKEYKIQKRGGSGIKTAKITPKTGALIASRVTTPEETEIVAISKKSQVIRTDIEGIPSLGRQTQGVRIMKLREGDAIASLVTL, encoded by the coding sequence ATGCCTGAAGAAAAAGAGCCAAAAGACCCTGCAAAAGCGCATCAAAACGTTGTCTCGCGAGGCATCGTGACCGAGATGAAAGACTCGTATCTCGACTACGCGATGTCGGTGATCACTTCTCGTGCTCTTCCTGATGTGCGTGATGGACTCAAGCCTGTGCACCGCAGAATTCTTTTTGCGATGCATGAGAAAGGGCTAACTGCTTCCGCAAAATTTAAAAAATCCGCAACGGTAGTCGGAGAGGTGCTCGGTAGTTACCACCCACATGGAGATGCGTCCGTATATGAAGCGATGGTGAAAATGGCGCAGACTTTTTCCTTCCGTTATCCGCTCATTATCGGCCAGGGAAACTTCGGTTCGATCGACGGAGACGGTGCTGCAGCATACCGATATACCGAAGCAAAAATGTCCCGCATTTCAAGCGAGCTTCTTCGAGATATTGAAAAGGAAACTGTCGAGTGGCGGCCAAACTACGATGGTTCAAAGAAAGAGCCGGCCGTACTTCCAGCTGCAGTTCCAAATCTATTATTGAATGGAACACTTGGCATCGCCGTTGGTATGGCAACAAACATCGCTCCGCATAATCTTCGCGAGGTTGTTGATGCAACTGTGCACCTCATTGAGAATTCTGACGCGACGACTGAGGATTTGCTTCAATTTGTAAAAGGGCCGGACTTTCCAACGGGCGGACTTATCTTCGGCTGGAAAGATATTCAGCATGCCTATGCAAACGGAAAAGGTCCGATTGTCTGCCGAGGCGAAGCGGAAATTGTAGAGACCAAACAGGGCGCATTTCAAATCATCATTACTTCAATTCCATATCGGGTGAACAAGGCCGAACTGATTATCAAAATTGCGGATTTGGTTCGCGAGAAAAAGCTCGAGGGAGTGAAGGGCCTTCGCGATGAATCTGCAAAAGATATTCGCATTGTCGTTGATATCAAGCAGGGTGCTTATCCGGAAAAAGTTTTGAACTTTATTTACAAGCATACCCAGCTCGAAGATACTTTCCATTTCAATACCGTCGCGCTTGTCCACGGTGTTCCGCAGACACTTTCTCTCAAGGCAATTCTTGAGGAATTTATTACACACCGAAAACTCATCGTCCGCCGAAGAACGGAATTTGATTTACGACAAGCTGAAGCACGCGAGCATATTCTCCTCGGACTTTCAAAGGCGCTCGATCATATCGATGCGATCATCAAGCTCATCAAAAAGTCTGCCGATACTCCGACCGCGCACGCGAATTTGATGAAAGAGTATAAGTTTTCCGAAATTCAGGCCACCGCTATTTTGGACATGAAACTTCAGCGTCTTGCCGGACTTGAACGAAAGAAGATCGAAGACGAGCTCAAAGCTGTCCAGGAGACTATTAAAGATTTGAAAGATATTTTAAAGAGTGCAAGCCGAATTCTCACTATCATCAAAAATGAGCTCAAAGAAATTTCCGCAAAATATGGAGATGACCGCCGAACCAAGCTCATTAAACACGATCCAAAATCATTCTCTGCGGAAGATTTGATCCCAGATACGGAAAGCATGCTTGTGTTGACTGCTGGCGGATATGTAAAGCGAACTTCGCCCGATGAATATCGAAAACAGAAACGCGGAGGGGTTGGCGTTGTGGATCTTGATACCAAAGAAGAAGATTTTATTACGACATTTCTCACAACGTCTACTCATAATGACCTTCTTTTCTTTACCGATAAAGGAAAGGCCTACCAGATAAAGATGTACGAAATTCCTGAGGGCAAACGCGCGACAAAAGGAAAAGCGATCATCAATTTCCTTTCACTTGCTCCGGATGAAAAGGTGACTTCTGTTTTGCCGATGTCGAAGGATATTAAGAAACAGGAAAATCTTTCGATTCTTATGGTTACGAAAGAGGGAACTGGAAAGAAAGTAACCGCGGAAAATTTTGTTGAAGTTCGACGAAGCGGTCTTATCGCTATCAAACTTGATGAAAAGGATGAGCTCATTTCAGCTTCATTTGTTGATAAGAATCAAACCGCGATTATTACTACGTCAAAAGGCCAATCGATTCGATTTAAAGAATCTGATGTGCGCGTGATGGGAAGAAATGCGGCGGGAGTACGGGTAATGAAGCTTTCAAAAGGCGATGCTGTGATTGCTGCAGAAGTTATTACAGCCGAAGCGAAAGATACGATGCTTCTTGGTATTACTGCAAATGGCTACGGAAAAAGAACTCCGCTTAAGGAATATAAAATTCAAAAACGAGGAGGGTCGGGAATTAAGACTGCAAAAATTACGCCCAAAACTGGTGCGCTCATTGCCTCTCGCGTAACCACTCCAGAAGAAACAGAAATTGTAGCCATTTCGAAGAAAAGCCAAGTTATTCGAACCGATATTGAAGGAATCCCATCTCTTGGAAGACAGACGCAAGGAGTGCGCATTATGAAATTACGCGAAGGGGATGCTATAGCCTCACTAGTAACCCTCTAG
- a CDS encoding MBL fold metallo-hydrolase, protein MIITYQGLEFFKIQQGDITLAINPISKDSKHKGARFGADAVLVTTNHPDMNGVEQMEFGDKKPLVISGPGEYETKGVFIKGFASPSHYSISGGKEIINTVYLVSFDSMNMLFLGALDTVDIPKEITEAIEDIDILFIPIGGEGVLDSAGAHKLAVNLEPKLIIPMHYGMVGKANAFKAFLKEEGEENAKPEEKLTLKKKDLEGKEGEIAVLTAPSA, encoded by the coding sequence ATGATAATCACGTACCAAGGCCTCGAATTTTTCAAAATTCAGCAAGGAGATATTACGCTCGCAATCAACCCTATTTCCAAGGATTCCAAACACAAAGGAGCTCGCTTTGGCGCCGATGCTGTGCTTGTGACGACCAATCACCCAGACATGAACGGTGTTGAGCAGATGGAATTTGGCGACAAAAAACCGCTTGTGATCTCTGGTCCCGGAGAATACGAAACAAAAGGAGTTTTCATAAAAGGTTTCGCTTCACCTTCGCACTATTCGATTTCGGGAGGAAAAGAAATTATTAATACTGTCTATCTCGTTTCGTTTGATTCCATGAATATGCTTTTTCTCGGGGCACTCGACACAGTAGATATTCCGAAAGAAATCACGGAGGCGATCGAAGACATTGATATTCTCTTTATACCGATCGGCGGAGAAGGAGTTTTGGATTCTGCTGGCGCGCACAAGCTTGCTGTGAACCTTGAGCCGAAACTTATTATCCCGATGCATTACGGAATGGTGGGGAAAGCAAATGCGTTCAAAGCATTTTTGAAAGAAGAAGGAGAAGAAAACGCTAAGCCCGAAGAAAAATTAACGCTCAAGAAAAAAGATTTGGAAGGGAAGGAAGGGGAGATCGCGGTTTTAACAGCGCCGAGCGCGTAG
- a CDS encoding S1 RNA-binding domain-containing protein, translated as MALKNTLMSAIGMDTKKKSAPKADDAVEVKDAKAGDAHPVEKKKDSIMSKFLNETKNPPVAGDLVEGTVLALDKTGVYIDLPPYGTGIIFGREYLTARDIIKKINVGDSITAKVVDTENPLGYIELSLKEARTALIWTQAEEAIRDKTILELPVKEANKGGLILEWQGIQGFLPASQLKAEHYPRVSEGDKDKILEELRKLVGQKIAVAIIAATPKENKLIFSEKNHEEKDKGKIIEKYKVGDEVEGTVTGIVDFGIFVKVEEGLEGLVHISEIDWALVEDPKQYFKINDRVRTKIIEIKDGKISLSVKALKPNPWIEASKKYKKDDVVKGVVIKFNKHGALASIEEGVAGLVHVSEFGGEAKLREKLELGKTYSFKINLFDPKEQKMALSFVDKK; from the coding sequence ATGGCATTAAAGAACACTCTCATGTCCGCCATCGGGATGGACACGAAGAAGAAATCTGCTCCAAAAGCAGATGACGCAGTTGAGGTAAAGGATGCAAAGGCGGGCGACGCTCATCCAGTCGAAAAGAAAAAGGACAGCATCATGTCCAAGTTTTTGAATGAGACGAAAAATCCTCCGGTCGCTGGAGATCTCGTCGAAGGTACTGTTTTGGCGCTTGATAAGACAGGCGTCTATATTGACCTGCCTCCGTACGGCACAGGAATTATTTTCGGAAGAGAATATTTGACCGCTCGCGACATTATCAAAAAGATAAATGTCGGAGATTCGATCACGGCAAAAGTTGTTGATACCGAAAATCCTCTCGGTTACATCGAACTCTCTCTCAAGGAGGCTCGAACGGCGCTCATTTGGACACAGGCAGAGGAAGCGATCCGAGACAAAACAATTCTCGAGCTTCCTGTCAAAGAAGCGAACAAAGGAGGACTTATTCTCGAATGGCAAGGCATTCAGGGATTTTTGCCTGCTTCACAATTGAAAGCGGAGCACTACCCTCGCGTATCTGAAGGAGACAAGGACAAGATCCTTGAAGAGCTTCGAAAGCTTGTCGGTCAGAAAATTGCTGTTGCGATCATCGCCGCTACTCCGAAAGAGAACAAGCTCATCTTCTCTGAAAAGAATCATGAAGAAAAAGATAAAGGAAAGATTATCGAGAAATACAAAGTCGGAGATGAGGTGGAAGGCACTGTTACCGGCATCGTTGATTTCGGAATCTTCGTGAAAGTTGAGGAAGGACTTGAAGGACTCGTGCATATTTCAGAAATTGACTGGGCGCTTGTCGAGGATCCAAAGCAGTACTTCAAGATAAACGACCGTGTCCGAACAAAGATCATTGAAATTAAAGACGGCAAAATTTCCCTCTCTGTTAAAGCTTTGAAACCAAATCCTTGGATCGAAGCTTCGAAGAAATACAAGAAAGATGATGTTGTGAAAGGCGTTGTCATCAAATTCAACAAGCACGGCGCGCTCGCTTCTATAGAAGAAGGGGTTGCAGGTCTTGTGCACGTCTCCGAATTTGGAGGCGAAGCGAAGCTTCGAGAGAAACTCGAGCTCGGCAAGACCTACTCATTCAAGATCAATCTGTTTGATCCGAAAGAGCAGAAGATGGCGTTGTCGTTTGTAGATAAAAAGTAA
- the pth gene encoding aminoacyl-tRNA hydrolase, with translation MPYIFVGLGNPGEEYENTRHNTGRIMLEFFRKSQNLPEWEQNKKINALVSEGKVGKEKVMLVEPDTFMNKSGNALKSLVKSKKAAEKLLVIQDDLDLPVGRIKISFNRGSGGHRGIESIIRAVGTEGFIRLRVGISPETAGGKIKKPSGEKAVNDFILGKFKPADEAEFKKLGKKASEALEMLLKEGREKATGFANSL, from the coding sequence ATGCCTTACATTTTTGTCGGTTTAGGAAATCCTGGAGAAGAATACGAGAATACTCGGCACAATACGGGGCGGATTATGCTTGAATTTTTCCGAAAGTCGCAAAATTTGCCAGAGTGGGAGCAGAATAAAAAAATAAACGCGCTTGTGTCCGAAGGAAAAGTAGGAAAAGAGAAAGTAATGCTCGTCGAACCCGATACTTTTATGAATAAATCTGGGAATGCTCTGAAATCACTGGTAAAATCAAAGAAAGCGGCCGAAAAACTTCTCGTTATTCAAGATGATTTGGATTTGCCGGTGGGGAGAATCAAAATTTCGTTCAACCGGGGGAGCGGAGGGCACCGAGGAATCGAGTCTATTATACGAGCAGTAGGCACCGAAGGCTTTATTCGTCTGCGAGTGGGCATTTCCCCAGAGACAGCGGGCGGAAAAATTAAAAAACCAAGCGGAGAAAAGGCAGTGAATGATTTTATCCTAGGAAAATTCAAACCAGCTGACGAAGCAGAATTTAAAAAGCTTGGGAAAAAGGCAAGCGAAGCGCTGGAAATGCTTTTGAAAGAGGGAAGAGAGAAAGCAACTGGCTTTGCGAATAGTCTATAA
- the lepB gene encoding signal peptidase I, with protein MDTDNPVVDKKDEKQKSFLHRAWNSIPELIRFILLALIIVIPVRMYVAQPFIVNGESMDPTFKDRDYLIVDELTYRFEAPKRGDVVILKYEYGYEKVKPYFIKRIIGLPGETVTIDGNAVIIKNKAHPEGFTLNEPYIVEKNFPDQKLSLTLGDKEFFVMGDNRPHSKDARIWSKDGTAEALQEKDILGRPLLRLFPFSEATLFPGEFHDYKN; from the coding sequence ATGGACACTGACAACCCTGTCGTTGATAAAAAAGATGAGAAACAAAAATCTTTTTTGCATCGGGCATGGAATTCGATCCCAGAACTCATCAGATTCATCCTCCTCGCTCTTATTATTGTCATTCCTGTACGAATGTACGTCGCCCAACCCTTCATCGTGAACGGCGAATCAATGGATCCAACATTTAAAGACCGAGATTACCTCATTGTAGACGAACTTACCTACCGATTTGAAGCGCCAAAACGAGGAGATGTGGTGATTCTCAAATATGAATATGGATACGAGAAGGTAAAACCCTATTTTATTAAAAGAATCATCGGCCTTCCCGGAGAGACAGTCACAATAGACGGAAATGCTGTCATTATAAAGAACAAAGCGCATCCCGAAGGTTTCACTTTGAACGAGCCGTACATTGTAGAGAAGAATTTTCCAGACCAAAAGCTTTCTCTCACCCTTGGCGACAAAGAATTTTTCGTCATGGGAGACAATCGCCCCCACAGCAAAGACGCTCGCATCTGGAGCAAGGACGGAACCGCTGAAGCTCTGCAAGAAAAAGATATTTTGGGCCGACCACTCCTTCGCCTCTTTCCTTTCAGTGAAGCAACACTCTTCCCCGGAGAATTTCACGACTACAAAAATTAA
- a CDS encoding His/Gly/Thr/Pro-type tRNA ligase C-terminal domain-containing protein, with the protein MPTLQKKRAADKKEAEVREMSRQERKRNEPRYTFLEKADEIALYYGFVPIATPRINKHDTLVAKLFREIEPSAKESECELSASLCLEEKISVLRTYMEMNMAELPQPVMFYYKGPIAVPARTKKSTLKNYGLEILGTGKSMAEAIIIKTALTILSEEGYQNLTLEINSVGDKDSTARFIRELANYYRKNLSLLPAECRQIFKKDAFQLLSCDHEKCRELAEDAPQSLSFLSENSRVHFKEVLEYLEKLDIPYTINNHLIGKKGYGQSVFEIRSGDAKDPIAIGMRYDSITKKIGLKKEIPAVGVSLAYKALQPERLKKVKGKLMKRPKFYFVQLGFEAKLKSLKVLEILRQAKIPLYQSLSKDKLVGQITSAENLKIPYAIIMGQKEAMEDSVIVRHMETRAQETVKIENLQRYIEKIK; encoded by the coding sequence ATGCCCACTCTTCAAAAAAAGAGAGCAGCAGACAAAAAAGAAGCGGAAGTGCGAGAAATGAGCCGGCAAGAGCGAAAGCGAAATGAACCTCGCTATACTTTTCTCGAGAAAGCAGACGAGATCGCTCTTTACTACGGCTTCGTACCAATCGCCACTCCGCGGATTAACAAGCACGACACTCTTGTCGCAAAGCTTTTCCGCGAGATCGAACCCTCCGCAAAAGAATCCGAGTGCGAACTCTCTGCATCTCTTTGTCTTGAAGAGAAAATTTCAGTACTCCGAACCTATATGGAAATGAATATGGCGGAATTGCCCCAGCCTGTCATGTTCTATTATAAAGGCCCGATTGCTGTGCCAGCTCGCACAAAGAAAAGTACGCTGAAAAATTATGGCTTGGAAATTTTGGGTACGGGAAAAAGCATGGCAGAGGCAATCATCATAAAAACCGCCCTTACTATTCTCTCTGAAGAAGGATACCAAAATCTTACTCTTGAAATAAACAGCGTGGGAGACAAAGATTCGACAGCTCGATTTATCCGAGAACTTGCAAATTATTACAGAAAAAATCTTTCGCTTTTGCCCGCAGAATGCCGGCAGATTTTCAAAAAAGACGCTTTCCAGCTTCTTTCCTGCGATCACGAGAAATGCAGAGAGCTTGCCGAGGATGCTCCGCAGTCTTTAAGTTTCCTCTCCGAAAACAGCCGAGTTCATTTCAAAGAAGTTTTGGAATATCTTGAGAAGCTCGATATCCCCTACACCATCAACAATCATCTCATCGGCAAAAAAGGCTACGGACAGAGTGTGTTTGAAATACGAAGTGGAGATGCAAAAGACCCGATCGCTATCGGCATGAGATACGACAGCATCACCAAGAAAATCGGACTGAAAAAAGAAATTCCCGCGGTCGGCGTTTCTCTCGCCTACAAAGCCCTCCAGCCAGAACGACTCAAAAAAGTGAAGGGCAAGCTCATGAAGCGGCCGAAATTTTATTTCGTCCAGCTTGGTTTTGAAGCAAAACTGAAAAGTTTGAAAGTCCTTGAGATTCTGCGACAGGCAAAAATTCCCCTTTACCAATCCTTGAGTAAAGATAAACTCGTGGGTCAAATTACGTCTGCAGAAAATTTAAAAATCCCCTACGCAATAATCATGGGTCAAAAAGAAGCAATGGAAGATTCCGTGATTGTTCGTCACATGGAAACCCGCGCGCAAGAGACGGTGAAGATTGAGAACCTCCAAAGATATATCGAAAAAATTAAATAG